Proteins found in one Subtercola endophyticus genomic segment:
- the ybeY gene encoding rRNA maturation RNase YbeY: MSIEVNNESSIPVDEKALLRLATYALDQMHVHPDAELAIVLVDEAAMEQLHVQWMDEPGPTDVLSFPMDELRPGTEEAPTPPGLLGDVVLCPQVAEGQAQVAGHSTLEELLLLLTHGILHLLGFDHAEPAEEKEMFGIQGDILVGFAVKERRYRL, translated from the coding sequence CGTCGACGAGAAGGCGTTGTTGCGCCTCGCGACCTATGCGCTCGATCAGATGCACGTGCATCCTGATGCGGAGCTGGCGATCGTGCTGGTCGACGAGGCCGCCATGGAGCAGCTGCACGTGCAGTGGATGGACGAACCGGGCCCCACCGACGTGCTCAGCTTTCCGATGGATGAACTGCGCCCCGGCACCGAAGAAGCGCCTACTCCGCCCGGCCTGCTCGGCGACGTCGTGCTCTGCCCGCAGGTCGCAGAAGGTCAGGCTCAGGTGGCCGGACACTCCACGCTCGAAGAGCTGCTGCTGCTGCTCACCCACGGAATTCTGCACCTGCTCGGCTTCGACCACGCGGAACCGGCCGAAGAGAAAGAGATGTTCGGCATCCAAGGCGACATTCTTGTCGGTTTCGCCGTGAAGGAGCGCCGCTACCGGCTATGA